A segment of the Coffea arabica cultivar ET-39 chromosome 8c, Coffea Arabica ET-39 HiFi, whole genome shotgun sequence genome:
CCAAGCTGTGAGAGTCCTGCCCGAAGAATCACAACAGGATAACTCACGAGAGTTAAACCTGAGATCTACTTTTAAAGAGGAGACTATGGAAACCGTCAGAATTACCCAGGAGCACCGCACTACTTATACATCCATGTCTTTTTGTGTATAAATTTAGTTTAAACTACCAGTTAGGTAATTACACAAATATCTATTGGTATAAAGTCTATTTTCTTAAACAATTTAGTCACATAACTAAATTTGTTCTATGAACAAATTGGCCAGTCCCCAATCCATCTGATCGGACGATATAACTAAGTTATATTGCtcaaagaaagggaaaaacaaGTAACGCTACTGTTATAATATAGTGTagccaaaggaaaaaaaaaacatagagaATCAAAGTTACATATTTTCCTATACGAGAAAAGATTATGCAGCCTCTCCTAAGTAATTATACTCTTTCAGGTTAGATTTATCCTCGGATGTTATGGTGGGCTATTTGAGTCGTTCAAAAGCATTAGACACTCCTCCAGCCTCTGGGTCTGGGCTCTAGCTCCTCACATTAGAGAAGCCTCAAACATTGTCCAAACGTGTCCTTGTCTAGTAGGACCCACGTGAATCCACTTCCTAGCAGAAAGTCCGGGCTGTGACAAAATTGTAGTGACTGCTACGTGAAGTTAGTTTTGTGCTTTAATTTAACCGGCAAACAGTAGATAGTGGAGGCGGAAGCCAACAGATATTTTAACCCAACCGTGGTTAAGTCCACATTTTAACCACAGTTAACAAAGTAGTTTATATTCAAACCCTGCCCTCAACCCCATCAAGCGTAAAcccacagagagagagagaacttcCAACATAGTTCCATCAGGATGATGATCGGAGATCATTCTCCCCGTTCAAATCCAACCGTCCAAGTACCTCCCTGGGATTTCTTAGATGACCATCGCACGGCTAATATTCACTCACCATATTCCATTTCCCTTAACGGCAGTAATGCTAGCAGTTTCGAACTTGCCTTGGATAACTTGACGGCGCTACAGCGATATCTGCCGTCGAACACAGGCTCCGACGACGTCGTCTCGGATACCGATGACTTGGATATACCTGTGGACGCGTTCTCATGCGATCAGTTCCGCATGTTCGAGTTTAAGGTTCGCAGGTGCGCACGTGCCAGGTCACATGACTGGACTGAGTGTCCGTATGCTCATCCGGGCGAGAAGGCTCGCCGGAGGGACCCACGCAAGTATCATTATTCCGGTAGCGCTTGTCCGGACTTCAGGAAAGGCGCGTGTAAGAAGGGCGACTCCTGCGAGTTCGCTCACGGCGTATTCGAGTGCTGGCTCCACCCTGCTCGCTATCGTACGCAGCCCTGTAAAGATGGGACCCAGTGTCGCCGGAGGGTCTGTTTCTTTGCTCATACTCCTGATCAGCTGCGCGTCCTTCCTCAGACCGAGTGCTATGACGGATCTCCTAGTCGGCTCGGATGCAACTCGCCGGGTCGACATGCTTATGATTCTGGTGTCTCGCCCCTGAGCGCGAAAAATGGCGCGTTTGGGTCGTCTCCCACTTCAGTTCTGTCCTCCCCGCCTTCTTCCCCGGCTTCCGAGTCCCCTCCCATGTCGCCTAGCGGAGCGGTGAGTTTGAACTCAGTGAGTGGACTCGCTCAGTCAATGCGTAACCTGCAGATTGGTAACACGAGGATGACTGCTGGGTCTCCTCCATGGGGGATTCAAGTGGGTGGTGGGTTTTGTTCGCCTCGGAGCCCCTCCACTTTAAGGCCCGGGTTCACGAGCCTGCCCGCTACTCCGACCCCGGCCCGAACTCGGTCCGGACTCGGTGCGTTTGATCTGTGGGACAAGGCATGCCAAGAGGAGCCGGCGATGGAGCGGGTTGAATCCGGCCGGGACCTTCGCGCAAAGATCTATGCAAAACTGAGCAAGGAGAACTCCCTCGAGTCGGCCACCCCGGTTCCTGATTTCGGGTGGATTTCCGAACTCGTGAAATGATCCGGCGGGTCGTGTTTTGATTGAATTCTTTTTTGATGTGTCAGATGCCGGGGGTTAATCGGGTCGGCGGCCTTGTGAGTACGTGGATGCAAGTTGAAAGTTGTGTAAATAAAGCTTTAAATTTTTGATGAATGGAGGAGGGATGGATTTAAGTGTTTAAATCGCCATTTTGTGGGAGATtaaattttggagaaaaaaaaaatgtagtttGTATATTTTGTATATTCGATTTTAGTACGATTTTAGGGCTGCCGATGTATATTTCATATTCATGTTCTTAACCATATGTTTGACTCTGTATTGCCTTTCGAATTTCAAGGTTAATCTCTCTTAGAAAATGTCACCTACCTGGTATTTTGGTGGCTCTTATATTTGGCAGGTTCTTAATTGTCAAAGATTTATTCTGATTATTTCTTCAAGTAAGAGAGGGGTTGGATTTAAGGATATTGATTAAAAGGCAAAGCCAGTGCATTAAAGTTCAATCGATAATTAATTAGTAAAACGCTTTATTAATGACTAAAAATGCACGatggaaaaaaattattattatttgttgtaaTCTTTTTGTAATGTACTGTCATTGAGGTCAAAATGTggttcaaaaataaaatttgttttaaaaaaagtgGAGAGGGTTGAATTTGATGGTAAAATGGAAGGGAGGATTGCAAGTAGAATTTTTGGGTGTAAATCTTCTcagttgaaaaaaaagaaagaaagaaagattttTCTAAAGAATCTGATCTCCAAGTGCATCTAATACCCTTTTAGAGATAAtttttttagtactttcaatgTAACCATTCCTTTGACACGAGAATTAGTGATGCATGTCATATCATACgtgcaattgaaaaaaagggaaaaggcaGATGTTAGTATGTGTTATGCATTTAGATTTTATACGGTGCATGAAATTCAATTCCATTTTTATTAGCATTAATCATAGAAAAGAGTCATTGAAGATGTGAATTAAAGCATTGTTTAGATtaccatttttctttaaaaaatttttaagtttttcatGAACATATTTCTAAATCGCTTTTTTAACACATCTATATTAAATCATTACAGTATATATTTTGTCAATCGGGCCATCTGAAGTTCTACTCATGTAGTTAGTACGACTTTCTGATTTTGGCTTATAAGTTTCGGATTGGTAAATATAAACTCAAACTTGACTTATAAAATATTTAGGTTATGAGTTTAATTTGGTTTTAGTTCAAATTCCCCTATTGCTcattaattttcttaatataattactataactatcaAGTTCTAAAGCTAATTTGACATCCACAAGATCACGACATTAAAACTATACACGAATTAGTAAGAGTTAATTAAAAAGCatataaatcaagaattttttAACAATAATATATCCAATTAGTTCAATGTAcgtgaaaaataaataataaaatatgatGATCAATTGTCaatacatttttaaactattaagaTTCAAACTCGACTCATATTTAATTTAAATATAATATTTAGCTCCAAACTCAACTCAATTCAACGGGAATTATTATTCACCGAACTTTTATTGGACCGAATGGGGAGGAGATGGGGCTGGTTGCATTGACGGTCCTAGTCGAAAGTACAAACAGAGCCAACAAACTGTAGTTGGTTCTTCCGGAAATTCTGTAGTGTGGAAAGGTTCACTACCGTCAATGGAGATAAGATCTCGTCTTGTCCCCATGGAAGAATAATTAGAGCGACCCCAGGTTGAAGTTTTGGTACTATTTAATCAAAgattgagtttgtttggatagagagaatttggatgatttatttgagatatttactgtagcattttttgtgatgtgatgtgtgtgagataaaaaggtggttgggaagataaaaaggtgattgggatttgtgagacaaaatttttttttccaaattctctctatccaaacaaactcattgggatttaatcatttaaaaaaCGAGTGCAAAAGAAAACGAGCATAGGGATAGCGGCATAGGATGGTAGGAAAAGATTTTCGGGACCTACTGctgtattatatataaaaaaaaaaaggatgggcTGGggtctaagtttttttttttttttttttttcagtaacgatacatttatataacctactctatcctaatttAGGAAGAGGGGAGTCTAAAAAGACTGTGATAGGAGATTAGTAAGTATACAGATCCAACTAAATTAAGAAAGTGTTTTGACAcaattcttaaatttttttcgtTACAGATAAAATTTAAACCCTTACTTTACAGTTCAAGGAGGGACTTAAGCCCCTCTCTGATGTCGACTGagccattggcccagtggttGGCTGGGGTCTAAGTCGctagaggaggaggaggaggagatagGTGTGGTACAAAATCTTCTTGTCTTCTTCACGAGCTTAGTGCAGCTGATAATAATAATGACTGCATTCCATCTGTGACAAACAGGACCAGTTTATTGAGTACACAAGAAAAAGGGGAGAACCAATTAAGTCGCAGAAAGCAAGAGAAGACTTATCTCCTTAGGATTAGATTTGTGGCGTGGACGCTCGGACTAATAAAACAACGTCCTTATCTTTAAGCAAAACTGTgacctttttgtttttttttggtccgTACTTAATGTCCATAATCTCTAcgtgtgtatatatgtatatttgcaGATGGTTCACGGAATTTTTTAACTAATTGATGTAGTTAAgcccatttttaattttttttttctgttggtGAAATTCATCTCTGCTACATTGCTTAcccaaaatacaagaaattgaggggaaaaaaaaaagaattttcgAGAAGCATCATGTGAAAATTACATAACACCGCAAATTAGactttttgctaaaaaaaaaaaaaaacccaatgaGAAAATATTACGTAGTGACTAAGGTTGTTGAAATCCAATAATTAAATGATTTTGTTGTAAAGTTAATGAAATGATAAGTATGGATGTACATTAATTGCTCCAAGGGATGCATTGAAACATTCAATCCCTACAAGAAGATTCATGGTACAATCATGTATGTTCTTATAGTTTATTAGTAGTTGATTATGAAATTATTGAATTCATGCATCTATATTAATGTTAGTAAATGTACTTTTGATCCTGTATCACTTATAAACAGAGGGACAAATAAATCTCATTTGTAACCTTTTAAACCTTTGATTTACTATTTTCTTGTCTCTACTCTACTCTCTTTAtatttaacttttcttagtttaATTTATTAGTTTCACCGCTGATTTGGATTTGAATCCCTCTCCTCCCTGCTTAttaaattctatctctctctgactaaggttgtgtttggattgcattttccgtcattttttatggaaaaattactgtaacgatttgatatatgtgagggaaaaaggtgataggaaaatgtgatcacggaaaatgataatattttccgacgaaaacaagcaatccaaacatggcctaaatttttctaaaaaaagaaagaaaagaaaagaaaagctgagTGAAACATAATAATAGAGCGAGTATTAATTTACTCATTTACTGCAGACAAACGGACGCCTAATACTTGCCCACTTGGATACTTGCCAACTTGGATCAGCGTTAGGTGAAAGAAGTGGAGTGCTGCTTTTGGATAatcattaattaattaaatccTCAGTTTGGACAATATAATATCTGGTTAATAACAACAAAATCTCTAATATTTCTTTACTCTTGGGAGAAGCCTTCAATGAAGCGACAGGGACCGGTTTGACAAGGCGCCACTTGCTGATATTTGTGGGTCCCACGACAAATATCTGCGACTCTAATCTCTTCTTCTCTAAAATTCTGGTGTCTTCAAGCTCACAGGTTCATGTATTTTCTGTAATATTCAAATGCGTTGCTGGGACTATAGATCAGAGGTTCGGATCACGCTTGCGgcgaaaaaaattcaaaaaaagtgTCTGGTCATCCATTTGATCTAGTCAAGTCTGTATATCTGATAATCTCTTACACAATTTTTTTAGACTCTCCTCCCCTCCTCCCTCCTTCCCTGTGTAATAGGATTGCGCTACTGCCTAATATGGTACTTTTCGGTCACataaaatttatcatatttatcactgttttttttaaattaattatcactttaaaaaaattaattcatgtTTTTCAATACaaatttatctttatttttatgTATATTTCTCGTAATTATTAATACATCGTATAAAAGAGGATCCACTGTTAATTTTACAGGATCGAGAGGACAGTATATTTTATTATTGATGGTCAAGTAGATAAGGACGTAG
Coding sequences within it:
- the LOC113707015 gene encoding zinc finger CCCH domain-containing protein 23; this translates as MMIGDHSPRSNPTVQVPPWDFLDDHRTANIHSPYSISLNGSNASSFELALDNLTALQRYLPSNTGSDDVVSDTDDLDIPVDAFSCDQFRMFEFKVRRCARARSHDWTECPYAHPGEKARRRDPRKYHYSGSACPDFRKGACKKGDSCEFAHGVFECWLHPARYRTQPCKDGTQCRRRVCFFAHTPDQLRVLPQTECYDGSPSRLGCNSPGRHAYDSGVSPLSAKNGAFGSSPTSVLSSPPSSPASESPPMSPSGAVSLNSVSGLAQSMRNLQIGNTRMTAGSPPWGIQVGGGFCSPRSPSTLRPGFTSLPATPTPARTRSGLGAFDLWDKACQEEPAMERVESGRDLRAKIYAKLSKENSLESATPVPDFGWISELVK